One segment of Anopheles stephensi strain Indian chromosome 3, UCI_ANSTEP_V1.0, whole genome shotgun sequence DNA contains the following:
- the LOC118511672 gene encoding lipase 3-like, whose amino-acid sequence MAGSAPVIVILTLTIFIAQVSCAKTPADILRHSVTRHGYPVELHKVTTQDGYILTLVRIPGKPGKAPVLILHGLLSSSVDWTVQGQDKSISFIAADEGYDVWLGNVRGNTFSKEHTALSSKDREYWQFSFHEIGLYDLPAMVDYIRSNTSSDAIHYVGHSQGGTAFLVMASMRPAYNRKFASVQLLAPAAYIHHATSPAVDFATRIDELEMFAKLTRSYELGGRGPGSSMDLVYAGHKTGLVPTDLILTNIWYFVGAHDSINRTVLGEILANTPAGCSVYQLLHFGQNYLAKSFQMYDYGAIGNVQRYGTKIPPEYPLHNVTAPIMLYYSVGDNFVPAEDVEELADRLPNVVHKHRIGLRKWNHIDYLFDVSAHRLYRMIVASLTNQTAEENEQ is encoded by the exons ATGGCTGGAAGCGCACCGGTGATTGTGATTCTGACACTGACAATATTCATTGCCCAAGTGTCATGCGCTAAAACACCGGCTGATATATTG CGTCACTCAGTCACACGGCACGGATATCCGGTAGAGCTTCACAAAGTCACCACTCAGGATGGGTACATCCTAACCCTGGTGCGCATTCCAGGCAAGCCCGGTAAAGCACCTGTACTCATACTTCATGGGTTGCTCAGCTCCTCAGTAGACTGGACCGTCCAGGGACAGGACAAGTCAATCTCGTTCATTGCCGCGGACGAAGGCTACGACGTTTGGTTGGGTAATGTGCGTGGCAACACCTTCTCCAAGGAGCACACAGCGTTAAGCAGCAAGGATCGTGAATATTGGCAGTTTAGCTTCCACGAAATCGGACTGTACGATCTACCCGCCATGGTCGACTACATCCGGAGCAACACCTCTTCCGACGCGATACACTACGTCGGACATTCGCAAGGTGGCACAGCGTTCCTGGTGATGGCAAGCATGCGTCCAGCGTACAACCGGAAGTTTGCCAGCGTCCAGCTATTAGCTCCGGCCGCTTACATACACCACGCAACATCACCGGCCGTTGATTTCGCTACCCGTATCGATGAGCTGGAAATGTTTGCAAAGCTGACGCGAAGCTACGAGCTTGGTGGACGTGGTCCCGGCTCTTCGATGGATCTTGTGTACGCCGGTCACAAGACGGGCCTGGTTCCGACTGATCTAATTCTCACCAACATCTGGTACTTTGTGGGTGCTCACGATTCTATCAATCGTACGGTTTTGGGCGAAATTCTTGCCAACACACCGGCCGGATGCTCCGTCTATCAGTTGCTACACTTCGGACAAAACTATTTGGCCAAATCGTTCCAAATGTATGATTACGGTGCGATCGGTAACGTACAGCGCTATGGAACGAAAATTCCACCAGAATATCCGCTCCACAATGTGACTGCGCCGATCATGCTGTACTACAGCGTAGGGGATAACTTTGTGCCGGCAGAGGACGTGGAAGAGTTGGCCGACCGGCTGCCGAACGTGGTGCATAAGCATCGGATTGGATTGCGCAAGTGGAACCACATCGATTATCTGTTCGACGTAAGCGCCCACCGGCTTTATCGAATGATTGTGGCTTCGCTGACAAATCAAACGGCGGAGGAGAATGAGCAATAA